GCGGCTGTGCGGCGTTTCGGCGACGATCTCGCGGACTTCGTCCAGCGTGGCGTCCGCATCGATCCAGTCGATGTCGGTGCGCGGCGTCATCACCTCGCGCACCGGGCGATCGGCGAGGCGGACCACGCCCGAGATGATCGCGCGCTCGCTCTCCTCGATCACACCCGCCGACGAAGCCTCGGCGACAACGAGGTGCAGTTCCTCCGCCGTGACATGATCCTCGCGCTCGCGCTTGAGGCCGAGCAGGGCGAACACCGTGAGGCTGGTCTTGTCGAGCAGCCAGACCACCGGCGCGGTGGCGCGCGCCAGCCACGCCATCGGCCGCGCCGCGATCGCCGCGATCGGCTCGGGCGTGCGCAGCGCCAGCTGCTTGGGAACCAGCTCGCCGATGATCAGCGAGACGTAGGTGGTGACGACGATCACCAGCGCGAAGCCGAGATGGCCGGCCGTCTCGTGGCTGAGGCCCAGCCGCTCCATCCGCTCGGACACCGGGCCGCCGAGCGCCTCGCCCGAATAGGCGCCCGACAGGATGGCGATCAGCGTGATGCCGATCTGCACGGTGGAGAGGAACTTGCCGGGGTCCTCGCGCAGCTTGATCGCGGCGCGCGCGCCCGAGCGACCGGTCCGCGCCATCGCCTCCAGCCGCGCGGCGCGCGACGAGACGATCGCCAGCTCGCTCATCGCGAACAGGCCGTTCAGCACGACCAGCGCGAGGATGATGACGACGTCGATCCAGGGGAAGGGGTCTAGGGGCGGCATGATCGCTTTGGCTTCATTGCCCAAAATCGGGCGCGCCGACAATGGCAGGAAATACTTTCACCCCGTTCGTCCTGAGCGAAGTCGAAGGACGGGCTGCAAATGCCGCGCCTGTGGCCCGCACTTCGACTACGCTCAGTGCGAACGGAGTGGGTGCGGCAATGACGCTAGAGTCGCCGTTGTGCGAAGAAAGCCTTTAGCAGCCCGGCGGATTCGGTTTCCCCGATGCCACCATAGATTTCGGGACGGTGGTGGCAGGTCGGCTGGCTGAAGAAGCGCGGGCCATGCGCGACAGCCCCGCCCTTCTCGTCCGCCGCGCCGTAATAGAGCCGGTCGATGCGGGCATGGGCGATGGCACCGGCGCACATCGCGCAGGGCTCCAGCGTCACCCACAGGTCGCAGCCATCGAGCCGACCGGTGCCGATCGCGGCCAGCGCGGTGCGGATCGCCTCCATCTCGGCGTGCGCGGTGGGATCGCCCCGCTCGCGCATCCGGTTGGCAACGACGGCGACCACCGCACCGTCGCGCGTCACGACGGCGCCGACCGGCACCTCGCCCGCCGCACCCGCGCGGGCGGCGGCGTCGAGCGCGAGGCGCATGGGTTCGGGCAAAGGAAACGCCATCGCTTGCGCCCTTAGCGCAAGCGATGGCGTTTCGTCAGCGGTTGCGCAGGCCGTTCATCAGATCGGGCCTGAGCACCGCGACCAGCGAGAAGACCATGCCCGGCACGTAGGCGAGGCAGGTGAGGATCAGCGAGACGAGGAGGACCAACCCGATTCCTTCCACCATCCACACCCCGATCGGCGGCAGGATCACCGCGAGGATGATCGCGAGGACGCTCGGCCGGCCGTTCATTGCGGCTTCTGCACGTTGACAGTGGGCGTCTCGACGACATGCTTTTCGGTGCCGACCGAGACGTTGGCGGTCTGCACGTTGAAGGCCGGCGCCGAGCCGCCTTGTACCGAGATGGACGGCAGCGAGGCCGTCTTGGTCTGGGTGACGTTCACATAGCCCAGAGCGATCGCGGCGATGCCGACGAGCACCACGATGACCAGCAATACCAGAATCGCGCGCACAAGCCTCACTCCCTCCAATTCGTGGGGGGTGAACGATTCGCTCCCGTACCGGTTGCATCCGATCGGTCAGGCGGCGGGCAACACCTTGCGGAAGGCGGTGACGGTCACGTCGGAGAACAGCCCGGCCTCGGCGTAGGGATCGGCCGCCGCGAACGCCTTGGCCGATTCGAGATCCGTCATGTCGACGATCACGATCGATCCGATCGGCGCGCCATCCTCGCCCAACTTCGGCCCGGCGAGGAACAGCGCGTCCCCGATTCGCTCCAGATGCGCGAGATGGCGCGGCCGGGTATCGGCGCGCAGGCTTCCGGCATCGGGGCGATCCTGGCAGACAATGGCGAAAAGCGGCATTTGCGGGCTCCGGCTGGCTTGCTATGGCGGGTTTCGGCGTGTCCGATAGCCCGGCGGAACCGGGTCGTCACGCCTTGGAATGGAGATGACGGGTGTCGAAACCGGCGCGGATAGTCCTTTGGATCGCGGTCATCATCCTCGGTTTCGGCGGCGGGGCCTTGCACATCAACAAGCTGCTTGTGGTGGCGCTGATCGCCGTCGTCATCGTCGGGGTGGGTGCGTTCGACCTGCGCTACAAAAGGATGCACGGCGACGACACGGATGGCGAGCACCAGGCGGAGGGCGGTTGACCCCACGGCGCTTCTCCACTAGGGACGCCGACTTTCCGATCAACAGATTCTTTTCAGGACGAAGATCATGTCGCGCATCTGCGAGCTGACCGGCAAGGGCCGCCAGGTGGGTCACAACGTGTCCCACGCCAACAACAAGACCAAGCGTACCTTCCTGCCCAACCTGCAGAACGTGACGCTGATCTCCGACGCGCTGGGCACGTCGGTGAAGCTGCGCGTGTCGACGCACGGCCTGCGCTCGGTCGAGCACAACGGCGGTCTCGACAACTGGCTGCTCAAGACCTCGGACGCGGACCTGAGCCTGCGCGCCCGTCGCCTGAAGCGCGACATCGCCAAGAAGAAGGCGGCCGTCGCCGCCTGATCCGGCCGGCCGGTTCTTCCGGCCGCACCGCATGACAGGGCCTGCCGGAGCGATCCGGCGGGCCCTTTCGCGTGTTAGAAATCCTTGGGCAGCGCGAATCGCATCAGCAGGGTGCGTTCGAGGAAGAAGTAATTGTCGTCGGACCCGATCCAGACGACCGGGCCGGCCGGCGTCGGCTCGATCGCCAGCGCCTCCATGTTGTCGACCGTCAGCGGCGGCGCGATCTTCGCCAGCAGCTTGCCCACCACCGGCGCCCCGCCCGGCACGATCGCCTTCGGATCGATCACCGTCAGCGCGGCCGAGAAACCGGCGGTGGGGCTGAAGCGGCGATGGAGGACCAGCACCCGCCCGTCGGGCAGCTGCGCGGCGTCCGTGGGCGCGAAACCGCCCGGCGGCCCCTTGTAGCAGAAGCTCGTCGCGTCGGGATGCTCCACCGGATCGCCGGAGAAGAGCAGGGCGAAGTGGCTGCCATCCTTGCACCTCTTCGTTTCGGCGAAGACGAGGAAGCGACCGTCCGCGAGCCGCACCATGGCTTCCGCGCCCTCATTGTTGGGCCAATCCGCCATCAGCTTCGGTGCGGCATGGCCGTCGGCAACCGCGAAGCCCCTAGTGTAGCGCCAGATCTGGTTGCGCGTCTCGAACCCCGCCCAGACATGGCCGGTGGCGGGATCGTAGGTGGAGGATTCGCTGTCGCGATCGACCTTTCCGCCATCGCCGGGTCCGTCCGGCAGTTCGCTCATCGCATAGTCGGCCTGGGCGCCGGCGCCGGAGAAGCGCAGCCGCGTCACCACCCCGCCATCGCTCAGCATCACGAAATGGCCGTCCTGGATGGTCATGGACGAGATGCCGCCGAATCGGCGATCCGTGCCCTTCAACACCCAGCCGCCGAGATAGCGGAGCGCCCCCACCGTCCTCAGCCCCGGATCGGCGGGATCGAGCGCGACGGGCGTCGCCGTCACCCCCTGCGGGGCGGAGCGGACGGCGAGCGGCAGCGGCAGGATCGCGACGAGCGCGGCGAGCAGGGCAAGGCGGTGCATCGCCTGCCGTCTTAGCGCGCGAGCGCCTGCGCGAAAGCCCCGCGATGCTGAACGGCGGCTAACGGCCACATTCAGGCCGCCGTCACGCGAGTCGCGCCATAAGGATCGGGTCATGCGGGAGGCATCGTGCCTCCCCTGAGGTCCGAAGGAGATTGGTCATGCAGCGCAAGGCGCTCACCATGGGTCTGATGGGCGGCCTGGCCGCTCTGTCGATGGCGGCGGTTCCGGCCGCGGCCGATGCCCATCGCTATCACGGCGATGGCTATTATGGCGGCGGCTACGGTGGCTACGGCTATGATCGCGGGTATCACGGCGGTCGCGGCTATTATGGCGACCGGGGCTATTACGGCCGCAGCGGCTATTACGGCCGGGGCTATTATGGCCGCCACCACCGCTGCAACGGCACGGGTGGCGCCATCGTCGGCGCGGTCGCGGGTGGCCTGCTCGGCAATGCCGTGGCCGGCCGGGGCGACCGGACCGCGGGCACGATCATCGGCGGCGGCCTCGGCGCGCTCGCCGGCAACGCCATCGGCCGCGATTGCTGATCGTTAACCTCTCGTTCGGGCGAGGTTCATCCAAGCAACGGTAACAGCGTTGTCATACCCCAGTGGCGTATCGGGGAACCTCGCGTAGCGTATCGAGGAACGGGGTCGGGATCTTCGGATTTCCGGCCCCGACCCGTTTTGGGCGGACCTGCCTAGGCCGCCTCGTCGAAAAGATCGGCCAACTGGCCGACCATCGTACCGCCGAGCTGCTCCGCATCCATGATCGTCACCGCGCGCTGGTAATAGCGCGTCACGTCGTGGCCGATGCCGATCGCCACCAGCTGTACCGGCGAGCGATTCTCGATCCAGTGGATCACCTGGCGCAGATGCTTCTCCAGATAGCTTCCGCTGTTCACGCTGAGCGTCGAATCGTCGACCGGCGCGCCGTCCGAGATGACCATCAGGATGCGCCGTTCCTCGGGCCGCGCGATCAGGCGGCTGTGCGCCCACAGCAGCGCCTCGCCGTCGATATTCTCCTTGAGCAGGCCCTCGCGCATCATCAGCCCGAGATTCTTGCGCGCACGCCGCCACGGATCGTCGGCCTGCTTGTAGACGATGTGGCGCAGGTCGTTGAGCCGGCCCGGCATCGGCGGGCGCCCCGCCTGCAGCCACGCCTCGCGGCTTTGCCCGCCCTTCCAGGCGCGCGTCGTGAAGCCGAGAATCTCGGTCTTGACCCCGCAGCGCTCCAGCGTGCGCGCCATGATGTCGGCGCTGATCGCCGCGATCGAGATCGGCCGCCCGCGCATCGACCCCGAATTGTCGATCAGCAGCGTCACCACCGTGTCGCGAAACTCGATGTCGCGCTCGATCTTGTAGGAGAGCGAGAGCGTCGGGTTGACCACCACGCGGGCGAGGCGCGCGGCATCGAGCAGCCCCTCTTCCTGATCGAAATCCCAGCTGCGGGACTGCTGCGCCATCAGGCGGCGCTGCAGCCGGTTGGCGAGCTTCGTCACGGCACCCTGCAAATGGGTGAGCTGCTGGTCGAGATAGGCGCGTAAGCGGGTCAGTTCCTCGTCGTCACACAGCTCGGCCGCCTCGACCACCTCGTCATATTTGGTGGTGTAGGCCTGATAGTCGAATTGCGGCGAAAGATCGGAGAAGGGCCGGTTGGGCCGCGCCGGAGCGGCACCCTCCTCGGCATCGTCGCCGAGGCCGCCTTCCTCCTCCGCCATGGAGTCGCGTTCGGCCTCGCCCTCGTCCTGTTCGTCGGATTCGCCCTGATCGGCCTCGGCGCGGACGTCCATCTGGTCCTGCGGGCCGGCGCCGTCGCCCTCGCGCTCGTCGTCGGTCTCGCCTTCGTTCTGGTCCTCGCCCTCATCCTCCTCGTCGCCCTCCTCGGGCTCATATTCGGGGGGCATGTCGGCGGACATCAGCTGCAGATCCTGCAGCATCTTGGTGGCGAGCTGGGCGAACGCCTTCTGGTCATCGAGCGCGAGGTTGAGGCCATCGAGATCGGCGCCGGCCTTTTCCTCGACCCACTCGCGCACCATCTCGAGGCCCGCCTTGGCGCGCTCCGGCACCTTCTGCCCGGTCAGCCGCTCGCGCACCATCAGGCCGATGGCGGTGGAGAGCGGAACTTCCTCGCGACTACGCGCCCGCGCGATCGGATCGGCGCGCATCCTTGCTTCCAGCGCGGTGGCGAGGTTGGCGGTGATGCCCTCCATGCCCTTCGATCCCAGCGCCTCGACCCGCGCCTGCTCCACCGCATCGAACACCGCGCGCGCCACCGGTTCGGACGGCGCGTTGCGGTTGTGGAGCGCGGCGTCGTGGAGCCTCAACCGCAGCGCGAACGCATCCGCCGCGCCGCGCGCCTCGGCGACCTGATCGGCGGGCAGCGTGCGCCCCGGCATCGGCACCTTGACCGTCTTGCCGGATTGCACCGCGGCATCGGCCGAATAGCCAAGCTCGACCTCCGGCTCATGCGAGATCGCCCGCGTGGCGCCGGCCAGCGCGAGGCGGAAGGCCTCGAGGGGGTTGTTCTCGGCCACTACCTCATCCTCCCTGCGCGAAGCGCGGGGAGGGGGGCCGCCGCCGAAGGCAGTGGTGGAGGGGGCATGCGCCGCGCATCTTCCCCTCCACCAACCGCTTCGCGGGCGGTCCCCCTCCCCATCTGACGATGGGGAGGATGAAAGAGGCTCATCCCTTCCTCACCACGCTCTCGGGCAGATCCTTGCCGAAGACGCGCTGGTAATATTCCGCCACCAGCGAGCGTTCGGCCTCGTCGCACTTGTTGAGGAAGCTCATCCGGAAGGCGGTGCCGACATCGCCGAAGATCAGCGCGTTCTGCGCCCAGCTGATCACCGTGCGCGGGCTCATCACCGTCGAGATGTCGCCGGCCATGAAGCCCTGCCGGGTCAGGTCGGCAACCTTCACCATGCGATCGACCGTCTCCTTGCCGCCGGCCTTGTCATATTCGCCCGACTTGGCGAGCACGATCTTGGCCTCGGTGGCGGCGGGCAGGTAGTTGAGCGTCACCACGATGTTCCAGCGGTCCATCTGGCCCTGGTTGATCTGCTGGGTGCCGTGATAGAGGCCGGTCGTGTCGCCGAGGCCCACCGTGTTGGCGGTGGCGAACAGGCGGAACCACGGATTGGCGCGGATCACCCGGTTCTGATCGAGCAGGGTCAGCTTGCCCTCCGCCTCCAGCACACGCTGGATCACGAACATCACGTCGGGCCGACCGGCGTCATATTCGTCGAACACCAGGGCGGTCGGCGTCTGGAGCGCCCAGGGCAGCAGGCCCTCGCGGAATTCCGTCACCTGCTGGCCGTCGCGCAGCACGATCGCGTCGCGGCCGATCAGATCGATCCGGCTGACATGCGCATCGAGGTTGATGCGGATGCACGGCCAGTTGAGCCGCGCCGCCACCTGCTCGATATGGCTCGACTTGCCGGTGCCGTGATAGCCCTGCACCATCACGCGGCGGTTGTGCGCGAAGCCGGCGAGGATCGCGGTCGTCGTCTCCGGATCGAAGACATAGGCCGGATCGAGATCGGGCACGCGCTCGTCGGCTTCGGAGAAAGCGGGCACCTCCATGTCCGAATCGAGGCCGAAGAGCTCGCGCACCTTCACCATCTTGTCAGGCGCGGAGAGCAACGTGTCGTTGCGCGCGTCGGGCTGGACGTTGGGGATGTCGGTCATTCCGGTCTCTCTTGTGACTCAGGCGAAGGCAGGGGCGGACTTGAGTTGCGTATAGGCCGCGATCACGTCCTGCAAAGCCTTCTCATGGGATCGATCCCCGCCATTTCTGTCAGGGTGGTACTTTCGGACGAGTTCCGCATAGCGGGCACGCAGCGCCCGGCGATCGGCATCGACGCCCAGGCCCAGCACCCTGAGCGAGGCGCGATCCTCGCGGCCCAGCGGCCGTCCGTCGGCGCGCGCGGCCTGTTCGGCGCGGGCCTCCTCCATGCGTTTGCGGAATCGCGCGCCGATCGCGTCGAGCGGATCGCCGAAATCGGCCCATTTGGGCGGCCGGTCGGCGCCGACATGGCTGAACGCGCGGGTCTCGCGCTCCCAGCCGGCATAAGGCCGCTGCGCCTCGGCGATCTCGTCGGGGTCCATGCCCTGGAAGAAATTGTAACCGGAATTGAATTCGCGGACATGATCGAGGCAGAGCCAGCGCCACGTCGGCGGCTCATCCGAACGCCGGCCACGGGCGGAGGGCGCACGGAACTCGCCCGGCCGATCGCAGCCGGGATGCTCGCACATCCGCCCTGAATCGACGCGGCCGTGAAATCTCGGCCCTGCCCGTCTTTCGTCACCGTCCGCCAAACCGGCTCCCCGCTTCGCCAAAGCCCCCTATATAGGCGCGATGACCGACACCACCACCGGCCCCGTCGCCGCCGAGATCACGCGACGCCTCGAAATCGCCCTGTCCCCGACACGTCTCGTCGTCACCGACGACAGCGAGAAGCATCGCGGCCATGCCGGCCATTCGGGCAGCGGCGAGAGCCATTTCACGGTCGAGGTGGAAAGCGCGGCCTTCGCCGGCCTCAACCGCGTGGCGCGCCAGCGGCGGGTCAACCAGGCGCTCGCCGAACTGCTGGTCGAGCGCGTCCACGCGCTCGCGATCAAGGCGACGGCGCCGGGGGAGTAACTCACTCTCCAACCCGTCGCTCCTGCGCAGGCAGGAGCCCATCTCCTGGGCTGCCGCGCATTTGGAACAGTGAGGAGATGGGCCCCTGCCTGCGCAGGGGCGACGGAAAGAAGCGCTTCCT
The window above is part of the Sphingomonas oryzagri genome. Proteins encoded here:
- a CDS encoding hemolysin family protein produces the protein MPPLDPFPWIDVVIILALVVLNGLFAMSELAIVSSRAARLEAMARTGRSGARAAIKLREDPGKFLSTVQIGITLIAILSGAYSGEALGGPVSERMERLGLSHETAGHLGFALVIVVTTYVSLIIGELVPKQLALRTPEPIAAIAARPMAWLARATAPVVWLLDKTSLTVFALLGLKREREDHVTAEELHLVVAEASSAGVIEESERAIISGVVRLADRPVREVMTPRTDIDWIDADATLDEVREIVAETPHSRLPVAEGSVDSILGVVRLRDLLVALLEGRAIDLREKMQPVSTIPDRMDAMDALAVLRDAEVPLALVVDEYGHLDGLVTPGSLLTAIAGAFASDQEEGHDPAFVEREDGSHLISGSLSADAMAERLGLTLPEDRDYATAAGFALSVLRHIPETGEHFDVEGWRFEVVDMDGRRVDKLLASPKPGA
- a CDS encoding nucleoside deaminase, giving the protein MRLALDAAARAGAAGEVPVGAVVTRDGAVVAVVANRMRERGDPTAHAEMEAIRTALAAIGTGRLDGCDLWVTLEPCAMCAGAIAHARIDRLYYGAADEKGGAVAHGPRFFSQPTCHHRPEIYGGIGETESAGLLKAFFAQRRL
- a CDS encoding YqaE/Pmp3 family membrane protein, which encodes MNGRPSVLAIILAVILPPIGVWMVEGIGLVLLVSLILTCLAYVPGMVFSLVAVLRPDLMNGLRNR
- a CDS encoding YciI family protein — encoded protein: MPLFAIVCQDRPDAGSLRADTRPRHLAHLERIGDALFLAGPKLGEDGAPIGSIVIVDMTDLESAKAFAAADPYAEAGLFSDVTVTAFRKVLPAA
- the rpmB gene encoding 50S ribosomal protein L28, whose amino-acid sequence is MSRICELTGKGRQVGHNVSHANNKTKRTFLPNLQNVTLISDALGTSVKLRVSTHGLRSVEHNGGLDNWLLKTSDADLSLRARRLKRDIAKKKAAVAA
- a CDS encoding esterase-like activity of phytase family protein, with protein sequence MHRLALLAALVAILPLPLAVRSAPQGVTATPVALDPADPGLRTVGALRYLGGWVLKGTDRRFGGISSMTIQDGHFVMLSDGGVVTRLRFSGAGAQADYAMSELPDGPGDGGKVDRDSESSTYDPATGHVWAGFETRNQIWRYTRGFAVADGHAAPKLMADWPNNEGAEAMVRLADGRFLVFAETKRCKDGSHFALLFSGDPVEHPDATSFCYKGPPGGFAPTDAAQLPDGRVLVLHRRFSPTAGFSAALTVIDPKAIVPGGAPVVGKLLAKIAPPLTVDNMEALAIEPTPAGPVVWIGSDDNYFFLERTLLMRFALPKDF
- a CDS encoding glycine zipper 2TM domain-containing protein; translated protein: MQRKALTMGLMGGLAALSMAAVPAAADAHRYHGDGYYGGGYGGYGYDRGYHGGRGYYGDRGYYGRSGYYGRGYYGRHHRCNGTGGAIVGAVAGGLLGNAVAGRGDRTAGTIIGGGLGALAGNAIGRDC
- the cobT gene encoding cobaltochelatase subunit CobT, which gives rise to MAENNPLEAFRLALAGATRAISHEPEVELGYSADAAVQSGKTVKVPMPGRTLPADQVAEARGAADAFALRLRLHDAALHNRNAPSEPVARAVFDAVEQARVEALGSKGMEGITANLATALEARMRADPIARARSREEVPLSTAIGLMVRERLTGQKVPERAKAGLEMVREWVEEKAGADLDGLNLALDDQKAFAQLATKMLQDLQLMSADMPPEYEPEEGDEEDEGEDQNEGETDDEREGDGAGPQDQMDVRAEADQGESDEQDEGEAERDSMAEEEGGLGDDAEEGAAPARPNRPFSDLSPQFDYQAYTTKYDEVVEAAELCDDEELTRLRAYLDQQLTHLQGAVTKLANRLQRRLMAQQSRSWDFDQEEGLLDAARLARVVVNPTLSLSYKIERDIEFRDTVVTLLIDNSGSMRGRPISIAAISADIMARTLERCGVKTEILGFTTRAWKGGQSREAWLQAGRPPMPGRLNDLRHIVYKQADDPWRRARKNLGLMMREGLLKENIDGEALLWAHSRLIARPEERRILMVISDGAPVDDSTLSVNSGSYLEKHLRQVIHWIENRSPVQLVAIGIGHDVTRYYQRAVTIMDAEQLGGTMVGQLADLFDEAA
- the cobS gene encoding cobaltochelatase subunit CobS, giving the protein MTDIPNVQPDARNDTLLSAPDKMVKVRELFGLDSDMEVPAFSEADERVPDLDPAYVFDPETTTAILAGFAHNRRVMVQGYHGTGKSSHIEQVAARLNWPCIRINLDAHVSRIDLIGRDAIVLRDGQQVTEFREGLLPWALQTPTALVFDEYDAGRPDVMFVIQRVLEAEGKLTLLDQNRVIRANPWFRLFATANTVGLGDTTGLYHGTQQINQGQMDRWNIVVTLNYLPAATEAKIVLAKSGEYDKAGGKETVDRMVKVADLTRQGFMAGDISTVMSPRTVISWAQNALIFGDVGTAFRMSFLNKCDEAERSLVAEYYQRVFGKDLPESVVRKG
- a CDS encoding J domain-containing protein, yielding MCEHPGCDRPGEFRAPSARGRRSDEPPTWRWLCLDHVREFNSGYNFFQGMDPDEIAEAQRPYAGWERETRAFSHVGADRPPKWADFGDPLDAIGARFRKRMEEARAEQAARADGRPLGREDRASLRVLGLGVDADRRALRARYAELVRKYHPDRNGGDRSHEKALQDVIAAYTQLKSAPAFA
- a CDS encoding BolA family protein; translation: MTDTTTGPVAAEITRRLEIALSPTRLVVTDDSEKHRGHAGHSGSGESHFTVEVESAAFAGLNRVARQRRVNQALAELLVERVHALAIKATAPGE